In Thermus aquaticus, the sequence CCAGTAGGACCGAGCGGATACGAAGCACCTTTTTGAGCTGCATCCTAACCTCCCCTATTTCAAAAGGCGACCGAAGAAGAGCTCGGCTTCCTTACGGAAATCTCGGGGATTATGCCGATTTTTCCTATTGTGGTTCTCAATGTCATCTTTGAGATCGCGCAAGGGGTAGAAAAGGGCCAAAATTGCTTCTACCTGCCGCATAGCGCTTTCCAAGAGAGTTGGGCCCTTTTCTGCATCGGCTTCAACAGTACCCTTTAACATCTCGGCCAAAACCTCAAAGAGCTCTCTGGGAACACCCCCCTTCTTTCGGGTACCATAAGCCAACCGTGCCAGCAATAGCTCCAGGCGCAGGCGGGTTTCATCCCATGAAACCCTCCTTTCTGTAAAATCATTGTAAATGATCCGAAGCTCCCCAAAGTAGTTGCGGAACTGGCTGGATGTGAGCGCCGTCTTATCTACCAACTCAAATGCCAACTTGTAGGCCCTGGATATAAGGCTTCCACTCATGCTTTCACCTCCAAAGGCTCCTCCCTAGTCTTCCGAGAAAGATATAAGCCCCACTGGACCCAGACCGGCAGGTACCGCCAGGCCGGGCCCTGATGGTCCAAAAGCCCCATGTACCTCTTCCACGCCCCTTTGTCCCGCTCCCGGACCCGCCTCAGGGCGTAGGCCAGGAGGGGCTTGTAACGCATCCTCTCACCCTCGTTCATGTCCTGCCCCCAGAACCGCCGCCACAGGGAAAGCCACCGGTAGACCTGGGCCCGGGAGACCCGTTCCGCCCTTAGGTCGCTCCGCAGGGCCTCCACCTCCTGGCGGAGATTTCGGAGATGGGCCCAGGGCACCGCC encodes:
- the csm2 gene encoding type III-A CRISPR-associated protein Csm2, whose translation is MSGSLISRAYKLAFELVDKTALTSSQFRNYFGELRIIYNDFTERRVSWDETRLRLELLLARLAYGTRKKGGVPRELFEVLAEMLKGTVEADAEKGPTLLESAMRQVEAILALFYPLRDLKDDIENHNRKNRHNPRDFRKEAELFFGRLLK